A single genomic interval of Cataglyphis hispanica isolate Lineage 1 chromosome 25, ULB_Chis1_1.0, whole genome shotgun sequence harbors:
- the LOC126858397 gene encoding 5'-AMP-activated protein kinase subunit beta-2 translates to MGNAGSNQPVSHHHGNVASREHRRNKDHPPPSPGKEGQAFVFEKKPSLLFHSSQEEEEPYFAKSSQQDREDFGTQRPRSNTVSEGTKVADNKVLPTVFKWEGGGKQVYISGTFTGWKTLPMVKSHGDFVTIIDLPEGEHQYKFFVDGEWRHDPGLKIVDNGMGSKNNLVSVRKSDFEVFQALAKDSEGVNSSTQTEYGQEIPPHKPWEKVAGPPILPPHLLQVILNKDTPLSCEPTLLPEPNHVMLNHLYALSIKDSVMVLSATHRYRKKYVTTLLYKPI, encoded by the exons ATGGGTAATGCGGGAAGCAACCAGCCTGTCAGCCATCATCATGGAAATGTAGCAAGTAGGGAGCATCGACGTAACAAAGATCATCCTCCACCCTCTCCAGGAAAGGAAGGCCAAGCATttgtgtttgaaaaaaaacctAGTCTTCTCTTTCACTCTTCCCAAGAGGAAGAAGAGCCATATTTTGCAAAA AGTAGCCAACAAGACAGAGAGGATTTTGGCACACAGCGACCAAGATCCAATACTGTCTCTGAAGGAACAAAAGTTGCAGACAATAAAGTCCTACCAACAGTTTTCAAGTGGGAAGGAGGAGGGAAGCAGGTATATATTAGCGGGACATTCACTGGATGGAAAACATTGCCAATGGTAAAAAGCCATGGGGATTTTGTCACAATAATTGATCTGCCAGAGGGAGagcatcaatataaattttttgttgatgGAGAATGGAGGCATGATCCTGGACTG aaaattgtagACAATGGCATGGGCTCTAAAAACAATTTAGTCTCTGTAAGGAAATCTGATTTTGAAGTATTTCAAGCTCTTGCAAAAGATAGCGAAGGCGTTAATAGTAGCACCCAAACAGAATATGGGCAAGAAATACCACCACATAAACCTTGGGAAAAGGTAGCTGGTCCGCCTATCTTGCCACCGCACTTGTTACAAGTTATCCTTAACAAGGACACACCATTATCC tgtgAGCCTACTCTTCTACCTGAACCAAATCATGTTATGTTGAATCATCTTTATGCTTTAAGTATTAAGGACAGTGTAATGGTCTTATCAGCTACACATCGTTATCGCAAAAAGTATGTTACTACTCTGCTTTATAAACCGATTTAA
- the LOC126858393 gene encoding pancreatic triacylglycerol lipase encodes MLLNLQSRQIIVLIILRYSSAHSERWESGLRQRYDGYGEDWIFMPDGNGQPQVAVLKVQDSETRGVLDGSEIAYIIYTRSNPKEGTRVTLNDTTNFADSDFKPSRKTKFITHGWKSSALSVGLLKMKEAFLIHGDYNVILVDWEPLAASTFYLGPMQNTVRVGTDAANFIDFLVKEIGLKTEDVHFIGHSLGAHVAGNAGGATTAGKLSRITGLDPALPGFHMLASEKTRLDSTDAVFVDIIHSCGGVLGFLQPLGKADFYPNAGTAVQPGCCCVAEIMEACSHGRSYEYFTESINSKTGFSAIKCDSWDSYMNGKCANSQMVFMGEHVDRTAKGLFFLRTRSDPPYAYIPKVTDNNI; translated from the exons atgttattaaatctgCAATCGAGACAAATTATTGTTCTCATTATACTGCGGTATTCTTCTGCGCATTCGGAACGATGGGAAAGCGGTTTGCGCCAAAGATACGACGGTTACGGAGAGGATTGGATATTCATGCCTGATGGTAATGGGCAACCCCAAGTGGCAGTGTTAAAAGTACAAGACAGCGAAACGAGAGGCGTATTGGATGGATCGGAAATagcttacataatttatactcG atctaATCCGAAAGAAGGCACGCGAGTGACTCTAAATGATACCACGAATTTCGCTGATTCTGATTTTAAGCCTTCGCGAAAAACTAAATTCATAACACACGGATGGAAATCAAGTGCCTTAAGTGTCGGGCTTTTGAAGATGAAAGAAG CTTTTCTCATTCACGGTGATTATAACGTTATCCTCGTGGATTGGGAACCTTTGGCTGCGAGCACGTTTTACTTGGGACCGATGCAAAATACTGTAAGAGTCGGGACTGATGCTGCtaatttcatagattttttAGTGAAAGAGATTGGGTTAAAGACAGAGGACGTTCATTTTATCG GCCATTCTCTCGGTGCACACGTGGCGGGAAACGCGGGTGGTGCAACGACTGCTGGGAAATTGAGTAGAATCACAGGTTTAGATCCAGCGTTGCCGGGATTTCACATGCTCGCTTCTGAAAAGACTCGATTGGATTCTACTGACGCGGTATTCGTCGACATCATACATTCCTGCGGAGGTGTGTTGGGCTTTCTTCAACCTCTGGGGAAAGCAGACTTCTATCCAAATGCTGGTACAGCGGTTCAACCTGGATGTTGCTGCGTTGCCGAAATAATGG aggCTTGCAGTCATGGAAGATCATATGAATACTTCACGGAAAGCATCAATTCGAAAACGGGATTCTCAGCGATAAAATGCGATAGCTGGGACTCGTATATGAACGGTAAATGCGCCAATTCGCAAATGGTGTTTATGGGAGAACATGTCGATCGGACTGCCAAAGGTTTATTCTTTCTCAGAACGAGATCGGATCCCCCTTACGCGTACATTCCGAAAGTGACCGATaacaatatctaa
- the LOC126858390 gene encoding F-box only protein 22-like, which translates to MEVKPAKKRIRKASAESENESTVENHENPVDSNAYLTYDILRIVFTYLNGMDLGRAAMVCRLWLEAANHEKFTRGPECFIEHYLRFTSKTCCVENANIKPVIGLFFIPEKIPTNIKGWIRESLPQNCKAIMLYTSGIIINNEEIEYNAFPRIVCALLPEIPNVKIRTTILSTEFSPHSFSKFSLSLFEDHKQKLIDMINETSIPNHDESTSLIFLCNNLKSAKIATLLADAVQEYSGEDRITSLWGGVVDNTIYSRPEEYCIAVLITGSIQSWSVVIDKRYSTKEQVTKRLRLFKNQVKLKKHSMGFMFACKARGIGLYNEKNVESTIFKTLFPEVPLVGCFGNGEFGKNTMPVDEMEKKINSKKWYYQYSTIFMILTYG; encoded by the exons ATGGAAGTAAAGCCAGCAAAAAAGAGAATTCGTAAAGCTTCTGCTGAATCCGAAAATGAGAGCACAGTGGAAAACCATGAAAATCCAGTGGATTCGAATGCTTATCTAACCtatgatattttaagaattgtcTTTACGTATTTAAATGGCATGGATTTAGGAAGGGCCGCGATGGTTTGCAG gCTTTGGTTAGAAGCTGCaaatcatgaaaaattcaCAAGAGGTCCTGAATGTTTTATAGAACATTACCTACGATTTACAAGTAAAACATGTTGTGtcgaaaatgcaaatattaaaccGGTTATAGGATTGTTTTTTATTCCTGAAAAAATACCAACTAATATAAAAg gaTGGATCAGAGAATCACTCCCACAGAATTGTAAGGCTATAATGCTATATACTAGTggtattattatcaataatgaaGAGATCGAATATAATGCATTTCCAAGGATAGTATGTGCACTTTTGCCAGAAATTCCAAATGTGAAAATCAGGACTACAATCCTAAGCACAGAATTTTCTCCGCattcattttctaaattttcgcTGTCATTATTCGAAGATCATAAACAGAAACTTATTGATATGATTAATGAAACATCTATACCAAATCATGATGAGTCTACGAGTTTAATATTCTTgtgtaataatttgaaaagtgCTAAAATAGCAACACTTTTGGCCGATGCTGTACAAGAATACag TGGAGAAGATAGAATAACTTCTTTATGGGGTGGTGTTGTAGATAACACAATTTATAGCAGGCCTGAGGAATATTGTATAGCTGTTCTAATTACTGGTTCGATACAATCATGGTCTGTAGTTATAGACAAAAGATACAGTACAAAGGAGCAAGTTACAAAaagattaagattatttaagaACCAAGTAAAGTTAAAGAAACATTCCATGGGATTTATGTTCGCATGCAAAGCTCGTGGAATTGGTCTTTACAATGAGAAAAATGTGGAATCAACAATATTCAAGACATTATTTCCCGAAGTACCTTTAGTTGGTTGTTTTGGCAATGGCGAATTTGGGAAAAATACAATGCCTGTTGATgaaatggaaaagaaaa TAAACAGCAAAAAGTGGTATTATCAATACTCGACCATATTTATGATACTTACGTACGGTTGA
- the LOC126858376 gene encoding uncharacterized protein LOC126858376 has product MDETCEKLFCNVLTAEELLRSKGIRGSILEEWERSLKILPKSGKKHFEPNNSWLQNVQIEKGLKNRRDLLNIERVERISELASAEWIPSQKKALVTKRSGQEWNNFGLEKDGSLYLLPEETLFLVETNCLELIWNGVPCSVQQAYEILIDDSVCTLEEYRVYSQLTRYGYRIQRFFYEESEKCYRSDEFAKRKIIVDPESGLRMSDNQSQNTEKLKETLVKSVTKISNKLLVNANTKHQENITEEPVDQIVQDVMVHLLSNIEDQKSVNNSVTFELMENNMIQSDINNEENNRNSKPEIISDETLLGNIKILKDTMCNSKKIIKVSKWPGARIQRNVKQLPKRSDKVLSPDISVIDSSFTNESPKVEKRKFTQIDELSHVKKSKHEVIELSDDEIQELPHCMTRIEMLNLLPNIAFQTDITEKIPRRYIPHNIKPQKSIYQYNRTKILHMQENDKRARQNCKDIRTNARQNTSHLRSPVAVNNRNTFFHNQHSRSSLCGPSRPFYAMDQIHGTNIGLPYAYRYPFNYSPDLYVQNRITQNVFHNLFVAFGNNGNAVQQSRSLTIQMNNFAMPIAHMEGYRMRHFFAENQFRHGFYQNFSWQQRFCQRRMSENASVHNNTHSVARRYDAINRNNQVDHEVINRPSFTTRHGANSWTELKRRWSEEKTITIDDEDYKNKNESDEECNEVQVVKLINPLIGPRNVSSLAEIFSKLAIIKSAPERTVRRKKNRHKISYNVYSCAHHYRKANPGQPLYSLVVIRKEDSFLQPVELNRLQQDAKGSQIILAYVSMSISYIQPGIITMPNIICN; this is encoded by the exons ATGGACGAAACatgcgaaaaattattttgcaatgtgCTGAC GGCAGAAGAACTACTACGCAGCAAGGGTATTAGAGGTAGCATATTGGAAGAATGGGAAagatctttgaaaattttgccCAAGAGTGGAAAGAAACATTTTGAGCCTAATAATTCTTGGCTCCAAAATGTTCAGATTGAAAAAGGACTTAAAAATCGTAGagacttattaaatattgaaagagtTGAACGTATCTCAGAATTAGCCAGTGCTGAATGGATACCATCCCAAAAGAAAGCCCTTGTTACTAAAAGATCTGGTCAGGAATGGAATAATTTTGGCCTGGAAAAAGATGGATCCCTATATTTATTACCAgaagaaacattatttctcGTAGAAACA aattgtCTTGAACTTATTTGGAATGGCGTACCATGCTCAGTTCAACAAGCATATGAGATCTTGATTGATGACTCAGTATGTACTTTGGAAGAATATAGAGTTTATAGTCAATTAACACGCTATGGCTATCGTATACAACGTTTTTTTTATGAGGAGTCAGAAAAATGCTATAGATCAGATGAGTTTGCTAAACggaaaattattgttgatcCTGAGAGTGGACTTAGAATGTCTGACAATCAGAGTCAAAacacagaaaaattaaaagaaactttagTAAAAagtgtaacaaaaatatcaaataaattattggttAATGCTAACACAAAGcatcaagaaaatattacagaagAGCCTGTGGATCAAATAGTACAAGATGTAATGGTCCATCTTTTATCTAACATAGAAGACCAAAAAAGTGTAAATAATTCAGTTACTTTTgaattaatggaaaataatatgatacaaAGCGATATAAATAACGaagaaaataatcgaaattctaaaccagaaataatttctgatgAAACTTTGCTAGGCAATATCAAAATTCTTAAAGACACAATGTGTAAttcgaagaaaattattaaagtatcaaaatGGCCGGGTGCTCGCATTCAACGTAATGTTAAGCAATTGCCTAAGAGGAGTGATAAAGTATTATCTCCTGACATTTCTGTAATCGATTCTAGTTTCACTAATGAAAGTCCAAAAGTGGAAAAACGAAAGTTCACGCAAATTGATGAGTTGTCACATGTGAAAAAGTCTAAGCATGAG GTAATTGAATTATCTGACGATGAGATCCAGGAATTACCTCACTGTATGACAAGAATAGAAATGTTGAACTTGTTACCAAATATTGCTTTTCAAACGGATATTACAGAGAAAATTCCCAGGCGATATATACCACACAATATAAAGCCTCAGAAGagcatttatcaatataatcgGACGAAAATTTTACACATGCAAGAGAATGACAAAAGAGCGCGACAGAATTGCAAAGATATTAGGACAAACGCGAGACAAAATACGTCACATTTGAGGAGTCCTGTGGCTGTCAATAATAGAAACACTTTTTTCCATAATCAACATTCACGATCGTCTTTGTGTGGTCCATCACGACCATTTTATGCCATGGACCAAATACACGGGACAAACATCGGTTTACCTTACGCGTATAGATACCCCTTTAATTACAGTCCAGATCTTTATGTGCAGAATAGAATCACGCAGAACGTATTTCACAATTTGTTTGTCGCTTTTGGAAATAATGGAAACGCCGTTCAGCAAAGCAGAAGTCTGACTAtacaaatgaataattttgcaatgccAATCGCGCACATGGAAGGATACCGGATGAGACATTTCTTTGCGGAGAATCAATTCCGGCATGgtttctatcaaaatttttcgtgGCAGCAGAGATTTTGTCAACGAAGAATGTCAGAGAATGCGTCGGTGCATAACAATACGCATTCTGTTGCGAGACGATACGATGccattaatagaaataatcagGTTGATCATGAGGTAATTAATCGTCCTTCTTTTACGACTCGTCATGGAGCTAATTCATGGACGGAATTAAAAAGGAGATGGTCTGAAGAAAAAACTATTACAATCGACGatgaagattataaaaataagaatgaaaGTGATGAAGAATGCAATGAAGTGCAAGTCGTAAAACTCATCAATCCATTAATCGGTCCGAGAAATGTATCCTCACTGGCGGAGATTTTCAGTAAACTtgctataataaaatcagCACCGGAAAGGACTgttagaaggaaaaaaaacagaCACAAGATATCATACAATGTGTACTCTTGTGCACATCATTATAGAAAAGCGAATCCTGGTCAACCGTTGTACAGTTTGGTAGTGATAAG GAAAGAAGACTCGTTTCTTCAACCTGTCGAGTTGAATCGCTTGCAACAGGATGCGAAAGGTTCTCAGATAATATTAGCATATGTATCAATGTCGATATCGTACATTCAACCAGGTATTATAACAATgccaaatataatttgcaattga
- the LOC126858369 gene encoding CD109 antigen, whose protein sequence is MSIWILLLLLASGNGQFTQESVNQEFTSRPPSRNRYDEWDQNTGFGFRNPLGQNENVIIKEATYFVVASRMVRPDQVYRIAVNILHSPLPMIVRSSIQRNGVEIAADYQEVKEGIPETLMMRMPPTSVGGDYKLRVEGMYNSLKGGQAFLNETKLIFSQRSMTIFIQLDKPVYMQGDTVRFRTIPIDTELKAYNNPVDVFMLDPNRRIMRRWLSRQSNLGTVSLSYQLSDQPVFGEWIVQIIAQNQVEEKTFLVEEYYQTRFEVNVTMPAFFFDNDPYIYGIVQANYTSGAPVRGNLTLKASFKPLDRTRNRMEIDPVERYFNFNEYYPAWFRPLNLYEETIPVLRFFKGTYYFQYPMAELLSFVQSIDGMEVTVIATVGERFLDEVVVGYSTARIFNSTTKIRFLGGSPQIFKPAMPFSLNLVASFHDNSPLRLTQLTGAKMEIRADIEMRSGRRSIDTQYPLASAEHADVWSIKMDLRKQLGLEQNSDANQILNDITSMRIYAQVTDGENYRAQTELLLLAHESPNMKHIKISTSTEKPKVGEYMVFHVQTNFYIDAFNYIIMAKGTILLTGEDNMQHNIKTFAIPLSPEMAPVATAVVYYVGRYGEVVADSLTFPVNGISRNNFTVFINNKKARTGERVEVAIYGEPGAYVGLSGIDRSFYTMQAGNELTYANVITKMAHFDEDTNGTHLHTWQYHDGDPDEIVYFPSSTFGIDVNRTFDYIGLIVFTDAIIHRRPELCNQTQGYGECLSGRCYRLEKKCDGVFDCEDGTDEARCVERNTTELAEFRKWRFNRIQRHYENVWLWKDINIGPHGRQIFNLDVPRRPVHWMITAFSMSPSMGFGMLPRALEYTGVLPFYINVEMPTRSRQGEQIGIRVSVFNYMRYNIEATVVLADSRDYKFVHVEDNGIVQSYKPRTSFGEHQFFIWIPAQDANIVYLPIVPVRLGDIKIQIYANTLIGRDSVTRNLYVEADGVPQHRHQSILLDLSNRAYVFQYMHVNITETPIIPYDENRYYVFGSNKATISLVGDVVGPIFPTMPVNATSLMNLPMDCAEQNMFSFAANMYTTLYMRLINQRNRTQEKESFYYMNIGYQRQLSFMNPDGSFSFFRSDWNQSMSSVWLTAFCARVFQEASFYEWENYLYIDPEVISQAVSWILKHQTPEGAFYEITWLPDRKKNSSLNYRDDIIAHRNISLTAHVLITLESVKDLTGGLGSQVALSAANAIKWLERNLKLLEERGKPYEIAIVAYALLVAKASTAEQAFNILARHARREGGLTYWGREQVPLPPYKLENQKPFLLPRLPYKYDSENIETTAYALLVHVARQEIMVEPIVKWLNSQRLTDGGWASTQDTVWAMKALMEYTVRSRIRDVSSLMVTVEATSLPGQTKTLTVNDKNLARLQTIEIPEAWGTVKVQAKGAGYAILQMHVQYNVDIKRFQTQPPIKSFDLITRANFHGRNQSHISYLSCQRWTNLNESTRSGMAVLDVAIPTGYIIQQQTLDKYILSKQVRNLQRARFQDKKVLFYFDYLDYEETCVNFTVERWYPVANMSRYLPIRIYDYYSPERFNESIFDALPTYTLNICEVCGSSQCPYCPIYNVATFLVTPTGFLLITSLVVTITRYFQTQQFSDDYQ, encoded by the exons ATGTCGATCTGGATTCTCTTATTATTGTTGGCTTCTGGAAATGGCCAGTTCACCCAAGAATCAGTGAATCAGGAATTTACTTCAAGGCCACCTTCACGAAATCGTTACGATGAGTGGGATCAGAATACAGGCTTTGGATTTCGAAATCCTTTAGGTCAAAATgagaatgttataattaaagaagc CACATATTTTGTTGTTGCGTCTCGCATGGTTAGACCAGATCAAGTGTACAGAATTGCTGTAAACATTCTTCACAGTCCTTTACCTATGATAGTGCGTTCATCTATTCAACGCAATGGTGTAGAAATTGCAGCAGATTATCAGGAAGTAAAGGAGGGCATACCAGAAACTCTAATGATGCGCATGCCACCTACTTCTGTAGGCGGTGATTATAAACTACGCGTTGAAGGGATGTATAACAGTCTGAAAGGTGGTCAGGCCTTTTTGAATgaaactaaattaatattttcacaacGTTCTATGACTATATTCATACAATTGGATAAGCCTGTGTATATGCAAGGGGATACTGTGCGATTCAGAACAATTCCAATAGACACGGAATTAAAAGCATATAACAATCCCGTAGACGTATTTATGTTAGATCCAAACAGAAGAATTATGAGAAGGTGGCTTAGCAGGCAGAGCAATCTAGGTACAGTGTCACTGTCTTACCAATTGTCCGATCAACCTGTTTTTGGAGAATGGATTGTGCAAATAATTGCGCAGAATCAAGTAGaagagaaaacatttttagtgGAGGAGTATTATCAAACACGTTTCGAGGTGAATGTTACGATGCCTGCGTTCTTTTTCGACAATGATCCTTATATTTATGGCATTGTTCAGGCGAATTATACCTCGGGTGCGCCGGTGAGAGGTAATCTAACCCTGAAAGCCAGTTTCAAGCCTTTGGACAGAACACGCAATCGTATGGAAATTGACCCagtagaaagatattttaattttaacgaatattATCCAGCATGGTTCAGACCATTAAACTTGTATGAGGAGACAATTCCAGTATTGAGGTTTTTTAAAGGAACATACTATTTCCAATATCCCATGGCGGAATTATTAAGTTTTGTTCAATCTATCGACGGAATGGAGGTCACTGTAATTGCAACAGTAGGAGAGAGATTCTTGGATGAAGTGGTCGTCGGCTATTCTACGGCAAggatttttaattctactaCAAAAATCCGTTTCCTCGGCGGAAGTCCACAAATCTTTAAACCCGCGATGCCGTTTTCGTTAAATCTGGTTGCATCCTTTCATGATAATTCGCCGCTGCGACTTACGCAGCTCACCGGTGCTAAGATGGAGATTCGCGCGGACATTGAGATGCGAAGCGGACGTCGTAGTATTGATACTCAGTATCCATTAGCATCAGCGGAACATGCGGATGTGTGGTCCATAAAAATGGATCTCAGAAAACAACTTGGACTTGAGCAAAACAGCGATGCTAATCAGATTCTGAATGATATTACTTCTATGAGGATTTACGCACAAGTTACTGACGGTGAAAATTACAGAGCGCAGACCGAATTGCTATTGCTCGCTCATGAGTCTCCGAATATGAAGCATATCAAGATATCAACCTCTACCGAGAAGCCTAAAGTTGGCGAATACATGGTATTTCATGTACAAACCAATTTCTATATCGATGcctttaattacataattatggcCAAAGGTACAATACTTTTAACTGGAGAAGACAATATGCAACATAACATAAAGACCTTTGCGATACCTTTAAGTCCTGAAATGGCTCCTGTTGCAACCGCAGTAGTATATTACGTGGGTCGTTATGGCGAAGTTGTGGCAGATTCGTTAACGTTTCCGGTGAATGGCATCTCACGCAACAACTTCACCGTATTTATCAACAACAAGAAAGCAAGAACGGGCGAGCGCGTCGAAGTGGCTATCTATGGCGAGCCTGGCGCCTATGTTGGATTGTCAGGTATTGATCGTTCATTCTACACTATGCAAGCGGGCAATGAATTAACGTATGCAAACGTGATCACGAAAATGGCACACTTCGACGAAGATACCAATGGCACTCATTTGCACACCTGGCAGTACCACGACGGTGATCCGGATGAGATTGTGTACTTCCCATCCTCCACTTTCGGAATCGATGTCAATCGGACGTTTGATTATATCGGCTTGATTGTCTTCACGGATGCTATAATACATCGACGACCGGAACTCTGTAATCAAACTCAAGGATATGGCGAGTGCCTATCCGGTCGGTGTTATAGGTTGGAGAAGAAATGTGATGGTGTATTCGATTGCGAGGATGGCACGGACGAGGCGCGATGCGTTGAACGAAACACAACTGAGTTGGCGGAATTCCGCAAATGGCGTTTTAATCGCATTCAGAGACATTACGAAAATGTCTGGTTGTGGAAGGACATTAATATAGGTCCACATGGCCGGCAGATCTTCAATCTGGACGTGCCGCGAAGACCGGTTCATTGGATGATCACAGCATTCAGTATGTCACCCAGCATGGGTTTTGGCATGTTGCCAAGAGCGCTGGAATATACCGGAGTTCTGCCGTTTTACATAAATGTGGAGATGCCAACTCGCAGCAGGCAAGGCGAACAAATCGGTATTCGTGTGTCTGTCTTCAATTACATGCGTTACAATATTGAGGCGACAGTGGTACTGGCAGATTCCAGGGACTACAAATTTGTCCATGTCGAGGACAATGGCATTGTACAATCATACAAACCACGCACTTCCTTCGGCGAACATCAGTTTTTTATCTGGATTCCTGCACAAGATGCTAACATCGTTTATCTGCCCATTGTACCGGTGAGACTCGGCGATATCAAAATTCAAATCTACGCTAACACTTTGATTGGCAGGGACTCAGTGACTCGCAACTTGTATGTTGAGGCTGATGGAGTGCCGCAGCATCGCCATCAATCGATATTACTAGATCTTAGCAATCGAGCCTATGTATTCCAATATATGCATGTAAACATCACCGAGACACCGATCATACCATATGATGAGAACCGTTATTATGTGTTCGGATCTAACAAGGCGACCATCAGTTTGGTCGGTGACGTGGTGGGGCCAATCTTTCCTACAATGCCGGTAAATGCGACGAGCCTCATGAATCTGCCAATGGATTGCGCCGAACAAAACATGTTTAGCTTCGCTGCCAATATGTATACCACACTATATATGCGTTTGATTAATCAGCGTAATCGCAcgcaagaaaaagagagcttCTACTATATGAATATTGGCTATCAGCGACAATTGTCATTTATGAATCCTGATGGATCTTTCAGCTTTTTTCGCAGTGATTGGAACCAATCGATGTCAAGCGTCTGGTTGACAGCGTTCTGCGCACGGGTATTCCAGGAGGCCAGTTTTTACGAAtgggaaaattatttatacattgatCCCGAGGTGATATCTCAGGCAGTTTCTTGGATTCTAAAACATCAAACGCCAGAAGGTGCTTTCTATGAGATAACCTGGCTGCCGGATCGAAAGAAAAACAGTTCCTTGAATTATAGAGACGACATAATTGCCCATCGGAACATTAGTCTTACTGCTCATGTTCTTATCACGCTGGAAAGCGTTAAAGATCTCACTGGCGGCCTAGGTTCTCAAGTGGCTCTCAGCGCGGCCAATGCTATCAAATGGCTGGAGAGAAATCTGAAGTTGCTGGAAGAACGCGGCAAGCCATACGAAATAGCGATAGTAGCTTATGCACTTTTGGTGGCGAAAGCCTCGACCGCCGAGCAAGCTTTCAATATTTTGGCGAGACACGCACGGAGAGAAGGTGGGCTGACGTACTGGGGTAGAGAACAAGTGCCACTTCCTCCGTACAAGTTAGAGAATCAGAAACCTTTTCTGCTACCGCGCTTACCTTACAAATATGACTCTGAAAACATAGAGACAACCGCATACGCGCTACTCGTGCATGTCGCTCGACAAGAAATCATGGTAGAGCCGATTGTTAAGTGGTTAAACTCACAAAGATTGACGGATGGTGGATGGGCCTCTACTCAAGATACCGTTTGGGCGATGAAGGCGCTAATGGAATATACTGTAAGATCGAGAATCAGGGATGTCAGTTCGCTTATGGTAACAGTGGAGGCTACTTCTTTGCCGGGACAGACTAAGACGTTGACCGTAAACGACAAGAATCTGGCAAGACTTCAAACCATCGAA ataccgGAAGCATGGGGAACTGTGAAAGTGCAGGCAAAGGGTGCAGGTTATGCCATTTTACAAATGCACGTGCAGTATAAcgtagatataaaaagattccAAACGCAGCCGCCGATTAAATCCTTCGATCTAATCACCAGAGCGAACTTCCACGGCAGAAATCAGTCTCACATCTCATATCTTAGTTGTCAAAG ATGGACAAATCTCAATGAATCCACGCGTTCTGGTATGGCTGTGTTGGATGTAGCTATACCAACCGGTTACATAATCCAGCAACAAACTCtggataaatatatcttatcaaaACAAGTGAGAAATCTCCAGAGAGCACGTTTCCAAGACAAGAAAGTGCTTTTTTACTTCGATTATCTGGACTACGAAGAGACATGCGTAAACTTCACAGTGGAACGCTGGTATCCTGTTGCAAATATGTCGCGATATCTTCCCATTCGtatttacgattattattcgccag AACGTTTCAACGAATCTATATTCGATGCACTGCCAAcgtatactttaaatatatgcgaGGTTTGTGGCAGCTCACAGTGTCCTTACTGCCCAATTTACAATGTCGCTACATTTTTAGTCACACCAACAGGATTCCTGCTTATCACGTCGCTTGTTGTCACGATAACAAGGTATTTCCAAACACAACAATTCAGTGACGACTATCAATAA